A part of Arachis hypogaea cultivar Tifrunner chromosome 12, arahy.Tifrunner.gnm2.J5K5, whole genome shotgun sequence genomic DNA contains:
- the LOC112729514 gene encoding putative disease resistance RPP13-like protein 1, giving the protein MKQFGNKSVRKWLDNLRDAVYCAEDLLDTVLAKAATQKEVEKMEGVVGRIEDLGKHKDLLGLEKIPTLVRGNVYGREDDQKAIVKMLKDSNEHHLSVIAIVGIGGVGKTTLAQWLYNNQEEFMKGFDLKAWVCVSENFDIIETTKNISKEILGDTFRVDDFKSLQNALKEKLSNNKFLIVLDDVWSDDGDKWSNFMTPFQQNRNKGSIVLLTTREENVASAVQNCHPYFLRKLSENYCWSVFAENASFPESNGNKELESIGREIVKKCDGVPLVAGILGGLFRTRHDVDEWNKILRSAIWEFPVAKSKIIPALLISYFHLPAHLKPCFLYCSLFRKGYFFHKDELILLWMAEDILQPPRGYTLEEIGCKYFDELISRLFFKRVQGQDNYFVMHNILHDLAISLAGDYYCNLKELGEEADIGILTQHLSFGRLNSPNSKILNSVASLKSLRTSLYVVDLFSMKSIASKLNCLRVLSFYELDVLPDLIGSLIHLHYLNLSWTNIKTLPESLCNLYSLQTLKLRECIKLTMLPRGMHKLVNLRHLDVRKTPLKEMPGGISKLKELQFLSDFVVGRQEENGIRELGGLSNLHGSLGIQKLENVVDANQARSAGIDKKHIDELLLKWSSDDDMVLINAQTEIQILDSLKPHNGLKELRIWGYKGPIFPDWLGHCYYENMTSVSLLDCKNCFMLPSLGHLPSLKSLRIQGFDQLRSIGEEFYKNEGAHDSLPMAPFPSLETLELYNMPWWEEWHFPGSETFPRLRKLQLRDCPMLKGNMLNAVFWGIVLKVPEGRREMILNSDTFSIKAMSINNLSYLQEIHISRCRSPLSFPDNCLPKSLQKLTIMDSRMLEFPQQQPQIKHDLVKLQIQDSCDSLTSLSLDSFPKLKNLEISLCRNLESVSMSDTPHASLQRLTINGCHKLVSFAGEGLAAPNLTHLSVTYCDKLEAFPSHKNAFPSLHSLCIQACQKMCKVPEGGLPPNLKELVVEGSDELMKDLSWMANLVALTELTLDFCCVRSCTQVGLLPQLPSLTSLHLCYFQNLETLECNKLFCLTSLQQLHISYCPKLENMEGEELPPSLLLLTIEDCGLLGEHCKNKHQLIWPKIAHIPTIQVNGQQIF; this is encoded by the coding sequence ATGAAGCAGTTTGGCAATAAATCGGTGAGGAAGTGGCTCGATAATCTCAGGGATGCTGTTTACTGTGCTGAGGACTTGCTGGACACTGTCCTCGCCAAAGCTGCCACACAAAAGGAGGTAGAGAAGATGGAAGGGGTAGTTGGAAGAATAGAGGATCTTGGAAAACATAAAGATTTGCTTGGTCTTGAAAAGATTCCGACTCTTGTGAGAGGGAATGTGTATGGCAGGGAGGATGACCAGAAGGCCATAGTCAAGATGCTGAAGGACAGCAATGAGCATCACCTGTCTGTGATAGCTATTGTTGGCATAGGTGGGGTTGGTAAAACAACTTTAGCCCAATGGCTGTACAACAATCAGGAGGAGTTCATGAAGGGGTTTgatcttaaagcatgggtttgTGTTTCGGAGAATTTTGATATCATCGAGACTACAAAGAATATCTCAAAGGAGATCCTTGGAGATACTTTTAGGGTTGATGATTtcaaatcacttcaaaatgctttgaaagaaaaattgtcgAATAACAAGTTCTTAATTGTTCTGGATGATGTTTGGAGTGATGATGGTGACAAATGGAGTAATTTTATGACCCCTTTCCAACAAAATCGGAATAAGGGAAGTATTGTTCTTCTGACTACTCGGGAGGAAAATGTTGCTTCTGCAGTTCAAAATTGTCACCCTTATTTTCTCAGGAAGTTGTCGGAGAACTATTGTTGGTCAGTGTTTGCAGAAAATGCATCTTTCCCAGAATCAAATGGGAACAAGGAGCTTGAAAGCATAGGTCGAGAGATTGTCAAGAAGTGTGATGGCGTGCCATTAGTTGCAGGAATACTTGGAGGCTTGTTTCGTACAAGGCATGATGTTGATGAATGGAACAAGATATTAAGGAGTGCTATTTGGGAATTTCCGGTGGCGAAGAGTAAGATTATTCCAGCATTACTGATAAGTTACTTCCATCTTCCTGCACATTTAAAGCCTTGTTTCCTTTATTGTTCGTTGTTTCGAAAAGGCTATTTTTTTCATAAAGATGAATTAATCTTGTTGTGGATGGCTGAAGATATTTTACAACCACCGAGAGGATATACTTTAGAAGAAATTGGTTGCAAGTATTTTGATGAACTAATTTCTAGATTATTTTTCAAAAGGGTTCAGGGTCAAGACAATTATTTTGTGATGCACAATATCTTGCATGACTTAGCAATATCCCTTGCTGGAGATTACTATTGCAACTTGAAAGAACTTGGCGAAGAAGCGGACATAGGGATTCTGACTCAACATTTGTCATTTGGAAGATTGAATAGTCCAAACTCAAAAATACTTAATTCGGTTGCTTCGTTGAAATCTTTGAGAACATCCTTGTATGTCGTCGATTTGTTTAGCATGAAAAGCATAGCATCAAAGTTGAATTGCTTGAGAGTTTTATCCTTTTATGAACTTGATGTATTGCCTGATTTAATAGGTTCATTGATTCATCTACACTATTTGAATCTCTCTTGGACCAATATTAAGACATTGCCCGAGTCCTTATGTAACTTGTACAGTCTACAAACATTAAAGTTGCGTGAATGTATTAAGTTGACCATGTTGCCTAGGGGCATGCATAAGCTTGTGAATTTAAGGCATCTTGATGTTAGAAAAACTCCTTTGAAAGAAATGCCGGGAGGAATAAGCAAATTGAAAGAGTTGCAATTCTTAAGTGATTTTGTTGTGGGCAGACAAGAAGAGAATGGAATCCGAGAATTAGGAGGGCTTTCAAATCTTCACGGATCACTTGGGATTCAGAAATTGGAGAATGTGGTTGATGCCAATCAGGCAAGGAGTGCAGGGATAGATAAGAAGCATATTGACGAGTTATTGTTGAAATGGTCTTCAGACGATGATATGGTTTTAATAAATGCACAAACTGAAATACAAATACTTGACAGCTTAAAACCTCATAACGGCTTGAAAGAGTTGAGAATATGGGGATACAAGGGTCCAATATTTCCAGATTGGTTGGGGCACTGTTACTACGAAAACATGACAAGTGTATCTCTGTTAGATTGCAAGAATTGCTTCATGCTGCCTTCACTTGGACACCTGCCTTCTCTAAAGTCCCTCCGCATTCAAGGTTTTGATCAGCTGAGGAGTATTGGCGAGGAGTTTTACAAGAATGAAGGAGCTCATGATTCTTTGCCTATGGCACCGTTTCCCTCACTGGAGACTTTGGAGTTATATAACATGCCATGGTGGGAGGAGTGGCACTTTCCTGGCTCAGAAACTTTTCCTCGACTCCGGAAGCTTCAATTAAGAGATTGTCCAATGTTAAAGGGAAATATGCTTAATGCGGTATTCTGGGGAATCGTTTTGAAAGTTCCAGAAGGACGGAGAGAGATGATACTTAACAGCGATACTTTTTCAATTAAGGCAATGAGCATCAACAATCTAAGTTACCTCCAAGAAATACACATCTCAAGGTGTCGGTCTCCTTTATCCTTTCCGGACAATTGTTTGCCCAAATCTTTGCAAAAGCTGACAATCATGGATTCTAGAATGCTGGAATTTCCGCAGCAACAGCCACAGATCAAGCATGATTTGGTAAAGCTACAAATACAAGACAGCTGCGATTCACTCACCTCGCTATCATTGGATTCCTTTCCCAAACTCAAGAATCTTGAGATATCCTTGTGTCGGAATCTGGAATCAGTTTCAATGTCAGATACACCACACGCTTCTCTTCAACGTCTCACCATCAATGGATGCCACAAATTAGTGTCATTTGCAGGAGAAGGACTGGCTGCACCCAACTTGACTCATCTCAGCGTCACATATTGCGACAAGTTGGAGGCATTTCCGAGTCACAAGAATGCTTTTCCAAGTTTACATTCTCTCTGCATACAAGCTTGCCAGAAAATGTGTAAGGTGCCAGAGGGTGGTTTGCCGCCTAACTTGAAAGAACTTGTTGTGGAAGGTAGCGACGAATTAATGAAAGATCTATCATGGATGGCCAACTTGGTCGCCCTCACTGAGCTTACTTTGGATTTTTGTTGCGTGAGGTCATGCACACAGGTTGGGTTGCTGCCTCAGCTTCCCTCCCTTACCAGTTTGCACCTCTGTTACTTTCAAAATCTGGAGACTTTGGAGTGCAACAAGCTTTTTTGCCTCACTTCGCTCCAACAATTACACATTTCATACTGTCCAAAGCTGGAGAACATGGAAGGAGAAGAGTTGCCTCCCTCTCTCTTGCTACTCACAATTGAAGACTGTGGTTTGCTGGGAGAACACTGCAAGAACAAGCATCAactaatttggcccaaaattgcccaCATCCCCACCATTCAAGTCAATGGCCAACAAATTTTCTGA
- the LOC112726407 gene encoding putative disease resistance protein At3g14460 isoform X1 yields MHEFIQDLARNECRIMLPGEESGDNDAVTEPARYRHFTRHCTLYLEDKTSFLDSIDNGGKLKADKLHTLMVLSKFSDMDPTNLANSLPRMKRIRALDLSDCPIEKLPSKATELLHLRYLNLSFNHKLKELPSEISNLLNLQTLNLNGCKTEISEATRADLKNKENLLGLELWFSIVGSKANDQVLLDSLEAPPQLQSLGIFDYGGSSFPNWMMELNKLTHLKLHRCSKCNVLPPLGKLPFLESLEITNMPNVETVGVEFLGIELNHEDAVNEGSSPDAVAFPRLRKLHFIKLDEWKGWIGINVNGGDKKIMPQLSSLSVVNCEKLESLPDYIKKKENLKPVIERCPLLPEN; encoded by the coding sequence ATGCATGAATTTATCCAAGATCTTGCGCGTAACGAATGCCGCATAATGCTTCCTGGTGAAGAGTCCGGAGACAACGACGCTGTAACAGAGCCTGCTCGTTATCGTCATTTTACCCGTCATTGTACCCTGTATCTTGAAGATAAAACCTCTTTCCTAGATTCAATTGACAATGGAGGTAAACTCAAGGCAGATAAGCTACACACTCTAATGGTTTTGTCCAAGTTTTCCGACATGGATCCAACAAATCTTGCCAACAGTCTACCTCGTATGAAGAGGATCAGGGCGTTGGATTTGAGCGATTGCCCAATAGAAAAGCTTCCATCGAAGGCAACTGAACTGCTACATCTAAGGTACCTTAACCTGTCTTTCAATCATAAGCTAAAGGAGTTGCCTTCTGAAATAAGTAATTTGCTTAATTTGCAAACTTTAAATCTCAACGGATGTAAAACTGAAATTTCTGAAGCTACAAGAGCTGATCTAAAGAACAAGGAAAATCTGCTTGGCTTGGAACTGTGGTTTTCTATCGTAGGATCGAAGGCCAACGATCAAGTCCTACTTGATAGCTTAGAAGCACCTCCTCAATTGCAATCCCTTGGAATATTTGACTACGGAGGAAGTTCATTCCCCAACTGGATGATGGAATTGAACAAACTAACACACCTAAAGCTTCATAGATGTAGTAAATGCAATGTTTTGCCCCCTTTAGGGAAACTCCCATTCCTTGAATCACTTGAGATCACGAATATGCCTAATGTGGAGACGGTAGGTGTTGAATTTCTGGGAATAGAATTAAACCATGAGGATGCTGTCAACGAAGGCTCCTCACCTGATGCAGTTGCATTTCCCAGATTGAGAAAGCTTCACTTCATAAAGTTGGATGAGTGGAAAGGATGGATTGGAATCAATGTTAATGGTGGAGACAAGAAGATTATGCCTCAACTGTCTTCTTTGTCAGTTGTAAACTGTGAAAAGTTAGAATCACTTCCTGACTAcataaagaagaaggaaaatctGAAACCAGTTATTGAAAGATGTCCTTTGCTACCAGAAAACTAA
- the LOC112726407 gene encoding disease resistance protein RGA2-like isoform X2: MGNNGDTVIMAGVKVLKNANSHKVVKRKMRPRASKISVALLNVIEDAEKNLKVPRVKSWFQGIKDLCYELIGVSEEFELLQQAKKLHFLGLSLPPRPKKGNPEASSIICDFEALIEEVSELQLSSSPNSVPKEAEQLGSRSDPAPDEAEPEPLDLHWPAVPSNDEEPMIGRDAEIQDLIRKLTKESHRCICLVREEVGMGTTALARHVYNSTQVKSKFHFMAWVTVSQQFNVKRIVKSMLEFAPETPEKYAGNEFELLKLELHKFIEDRELLLVLEDVSHLDSNHLSDLMNVLRSSFRRILII; this comes from the coding sequence ATGGGCAATAATGGCGATACAGTGATCATGGCGGGAGTAAAGGTTTTGAAGAACGCGAATTCTCATAAGGTGGTTAAGAGAAAAATGCGGCCGAGGGCATCAAAGATATCCGTTGCTCTCCTGAATGTCATCGAAGACGCAGAGAAGAACCTGAAGGTTCCACGAGTGAAGTCATGGTTTCAAGGCATTAAAGATCTATGCTATGAGTTAATTGGTGTTTCAGAAGAATTTGAGCTACTGCAACAGGCGAAGAAGTTACACTTTCTAGGCCTCTCACTCCCCCCACGCCCCAAGAAGGGAAACCCTGAGGCGAGCAGCATCATTTGTGATTTTGAGGCCTTAATTGAAGAAGTCAGCGAGTTGCAACTTAGTTCGAGTCCGAATTCAGTACCCAAGGAGGCTGAGCAACTTGGTTCGCGTTCGGATCCAGCACCCGACGAGGCTGAGCCGGAGCCATTAGATCTGCATTGGCCCGCAGTTCCCTCAAATGACGAAGAACCCATGATTGGTCGAGATGCTGAAATTCAAGACTTAATTAGAAAGTTGACTAAGGAATCTCATAGATGCATATGTCTTGTTAGAGAAGAGGTTGGAATGGGAACGACCGCGCTGGCCCGACATGTCTACAACAGTACTCAAGTGAAAAGTAAATTTCATTTCATGGCATGGgtaactgtctctcaacaattcaATGTGAAGCGAATTGTTAAGTCTATGCTGGAATTCGCTCCTGAAACACCAGAGAAATACGCCGGCaatgaatttgaattattgaaACTTGAGCTTCATAAGTTCATAGAGGacagggaactccttcttgttctGGAAGACGTCAGCCACCTAGATTCGAACCACTTGTCAGATCTAATGAACGTGCTTCGTAGTTCCTTTCGCAGAATTTTGATTATCTAG
- the LOC112729515 gene encoding protein FAR1-RELATED SEQUENCE 5-like: MKDVGLWTISKVVLNHSHPCYPDRVEMLKQHNELSMFVRRTIETNEEAGIRPSKTYQSFIAAAESHQELSFIEKDVQSGFWFICGGESPQSVNTSWMRTDEKQGHQSFKWLFECWFRCMGGKPPKGILTDQCASMQRAIELSMPTIIHHWCIWHIMKKIPNKLNDYKRHKKIEQEMSHVVWNSFTKDAFDRNWNDFLTKYDLGGNKWLSELYEDRHIWVPVYLDHHFWAWMRSTQRSERMHAFFNKFITRNSSLSQFMKQYDNCLASREQREREFDAVDFHTVIPCTTKSAIEAQFHHVYTHEKFREVQAQFRGKLNFLDDEPTIQSSSSFYSAPDMIQRGLYKF; this comes from the exons ATGAAGGACGTTGGTCTTTGGACAATTTCCAAAGTTGTTCTGAATCACTCACACCCTTGCTATCCAGACCGTgtagagatgctcaaacaacacaatgAGCTAAGCATGTTTGTGCGTCGAACCATCGAAACCAACGAGGAAGCCGGAATTAGAccgagcaaaacttaccaatcgtTCATAGCAGCAGCCGAAAGTCACCAGGAACtcagttttatagaaaaagac GTACAATCTGGTTTTTGGTTCATTTGTGGGGGTGAATCACCacagtcagtcaacacttcttggaTGCGCACTGATGAAAAACAAGGAcatcaatcattcaaatggttattcgaGTGTTGGTTCCGTTGCATGGGAGGGAAgccaccaaaaggcattctcaccGACCAATGCGCATCGATGCAAAGGGCCATCGAGTTGTCCATGCCAACAATAATTCACCACTGGTGCATATGGCACATTATGAAGAAGATCCCAAATAAACTAAACGACTACAAGCGACACAAAAAAATCGAACAAGAGATGAGCCACGTCGTTTGGAACTCATTCACAAAAGATGCATTCGACAGAAACTGGAATGATTTCCTCACAAAGTACGACTTAGGAGGCAACAAGTGGCTCTCTG agTTGTATGAGGATCGGCATATATGGGTTCCAGTTTACCTGGATCACCACTTTTGGGCctggatgagaagcacacaaaggagcgaaaGAATGCATGCATTTTTCAACAAGTTTATCACACGCAACAGCTCCTTAAGTCAATTCATGAAGCAATATGACAATTGCCTAGCAAGCagagagcaaagagagagagaattcgatgcTGTAGATTTTCACACCGTGATACCGTgcacaacaaaatcagcaataGAGGCTCAATTTCATCACGTTTATACCCATGAGAAGTTCAGGGAAGTTCAAGCTCAATTTAGAGGAAAG TTGAATTTTTTAGACGACGAACCAACGATTCAGTCAAGTTCCAGCTTTTACAGTGCACCGGATATGATCCAGAGAGGATTATACAAGTTTTAg
- the LOC140176571 gene encoding uncharacterized protein, which produces MNFELPKRFTLPLTLTPYDGLGDPKKFLKKFRSIMIVNGASDIILCRCFPNYLDGPALDWLCALPAGSISRFQQLAKLFEDHFAGSAIYQHDSEYLNTIKQGQNESLKDYMTRFTKVAISIPDLHPEVHLHAIKSGLRPGKFQEIIAVAKPKTLAEFREKAKGQIDIEELRQARKSDKLNYRDDDRTPNSKKGFKLTPRFDSYMQFNTKRKDIIKEILNSKLIKPPRKAGTYQDTKNVDKSKYCAFHQKQGHTTDDCVVAKDLLERLARQGHLDKYIGGHIQKCSTPSRNEDSLEQQHRGKERTTLNQYEKPRGIINCISGGYTGGGSSSSARKRSYRARCSVDGSRPDATLTTQLPQVTFTHADFNSNINNLDDPVVITLQLGDLLVRKVLLDPGSSADVLFYTTFQKMKLSDNALQQTGGLLVGFSGISLDDAELKAITTFLQTQADLFAWTPSDMPGIDPQIISHKLAINPSARPVQQKKRNLGEEKKKASLEETQKLINAEFIKEIRFTTWLANVVMNAGATYQGLMDKVFAKQIDRNIEVYVDDMVAKTQLGKNHIDDLSEIFGQIRNYNMRLNPEKCAFAVQGEIAGRLIKWSIELSEFDIRYQSRGPIKSQFLADFIAELTIPSEDDHTKQWSLYVDGSSNTEGCGAGIRLQSDDGFILEHSLHLSFKASNNQSEYEALVAGLRLCLDLRISTLKVYFDSLLVLQQTNGLAEAANKIILHALKKKLDDAKGLWAELIPEILWGYNTTPQSSTKETPFRLVYGSEAMIPLEVSHSSVRTQLSNQDEARRAELDLIEEIRETATLRQRVAQQAIARRHNKSVRNRSFQIGDLVLRKTETARRPPSHGKLAANWDDPYRVIEVLGNGAYRLASMNGTILPNT; this is translated from the exons ATGAACTTCGAATTGCCAAAGAGATTCACCTTGCCACTAACCCTCACACCTTATGATGGGCTCGGAGACCCAAAGAAGTTTCTCAAAAAGTTCCGATCAATAATGATCGTCAACGGCGCATCAGATATTATTTTATGCCGCTGTTTTCCAAATTatttagacggtcctgcacttgattggttgtgTGCTTTGCCTGCAGGTTCTATCTCGCGATTTCAGCAACTGGCCAAGCTATTTGAAGATCACTTCGCTGGATCAGCAATATACCAGCATGATTCTGAATATCTGAATACAATCAAGCAAGGACAAAACGAAAGTTTGAAGGACTATATGACCCGTTTCACAAAAGTCGCCATCAGCATACCCGACCTCCATCCCGAAGTCCATTTGCACGCAATCAAGAGCGGCCTCCGACCTGGGAAGTTCCAGGAAATAATTGCGGTAGCCAAGCCCAAAACTCTTGCCGAGTTCCGGGAGAAAGCCAAAGGCCAAATCGATATCGAGGAGCTCAGACAAGCTCGAAAATCTGACAAACTGAACTACAGAGACGATGACAGAACTCCGAACAGTAAGAAAGGTTTTAAACTAACACCTCGCTTTGATTCTTACATGCAGTTTAACACTAAACGGAAGGACATCATCAAAGAAAttctaaattcaaaactcatcaaGCCACCAAGAAAGGCCGGCACCTACCAAGACACTAAGAATGTAGACAAATCTAAATATTGTGCCTTCCACCAGAAGCAGGGCCACACCACTGATGATTGTGTGGTAGCAAAGGATCTTTTAGAACGTTTAGCTCGGCAAGGCCACCTCGATAAGTACATCGGTGGTCACATTCAAAAATGTTCCACACCTTCAAGGAACGAGGATTCATTAGAACAACAGCACCGAGGAAAAGAaaggacaacactaaatcaataTGAAAAGCCCCGAGGTATAATCAATTGTATTTCAGGTGGATACACCGGCGGAGGATCATCAAGCTCGGCAAGAAAACGATCATACCGAGCTAGATGCTCGGTAGATGGGTCCCGTCCTGATGCAACTCTCACAACACAACTCCCCCAAGTGACATTCACACACGCCGACTTTAATTCAAACATAAACAACTTGGATGACCCTGTAGTCATCACCCTTCAATTGGGCGATCTATTGGTAAGGAAAGTACTTCTGGATCCAGGAAGCAGCGCCGACGTTCTATTCTACACAACATTCCAAAAAATGAAGCTCAGCGACAACGCACTCCAGCAAACAGGAGGTCTCCTCGTGGGGTTCTCGG GTATATCCCTAGACGATGCTGAACTAAAAGCCATCACCACCTTTTTACAAAcacaagccgacctcttcgcatggacacCTTCCGACATGCCCGGCATCGATCCACAGATAATCAGCCACAAATTAGCAATAAACCCGTCTGCACGACCAGTACAACAGAAGAAACGGAACCTCggcgaagaaaagaaaaaagcatcATTAGAAGAAACTCAAAAGCTGATCAATGCAGAGTTCATCAAGGAAATCAGATTTACTACCTGGCTAGCaaatgtggtaatg aatgcaggagcAACCTACCAGGGACTTATGGACAAAGTCTTCGCAAAACAAATCGACAGAAACATCGAAGTGTATGTCGACGACATGGTCGCCAAGACACAGCTCGGAAAAAACCATATTGACGACTTATCAGAGATTTTCGGGCAAATTCGCAACTACAACATGCGTCTAAACCCAGAAAAGTGCGCCTTCGCAGTTCAGGGAG AAATCGCCGGAAGACTTATTAAATGGTCAATAGAATTGTCAGAATTCGACATAAGGTACCAATCAAGAGGGCCGATTAAGTCCCAATTTTTAGCAGACTTCATTGCAGAACTAACTATCCCTTCAGAAGACGATCATACAAAACAATGGAGCTTATACGTCGACGGCTCATCTAACACCGAGGGTTGTGGTGCCGGAATACGTCTACAGTCCGATGATGGCTTTATTCTAGAACACTCATTGCACCTATCCTTCAAAGCTAGCAACAATCAATCCGAATATGAGGCCCTCGTTGCAGGACTCCGCCTTTGCTTAGACCTCCGCATTTCCACTCTAAAGGTATACTTTGACTCCTTATTGGTCCTACAACAG ACAAACGGGCTAGCAGAAGCAGCGAACAAGATCATACTACATGCCTTAAAGAAGAAGTTAGATGATGCCAAAGGACTTTGGGCCGAACTTATACCAGAAATCCTTTGGGGTTACAACACAACACCTCAGTCATCAACAAAGGAGACACCATTTCGCCTAGTATATGGCTCTGAAGCTATGATACCCTTAGAAGTCTCACACAGCTCGGTCCGAACTCAACTCAGCAATCAGGATGAAGCCCGGCGAGCCGAGCTGGATCTCATCGAAGAAATAAGGGAAACAGCCACACTGCGACAACGCGTGGCTCAGCAAGCAATCGCCCGACGACATAACAAATCGGTCAGAAACCGATCATTCCAAATTGGCGACTTAGTTCTTCGAAAGACGGAAACAGCTCGCCGACCTCCATCCCATGGAAAGCTCGCAGCAAACTGGGACGACccctaccgagttatagaagtCCTCGGCAACGGAGCATATAGACTAGCATCCATGAATGGTACAATACTACCTAACACCTAG